One window from the genome of Leptospiraceae bacterium encodes:
- a CDS encoding ArsA family ATPase codes for MLPFTHKVLFVLGKGGVGRTTISTALGLYFAELGKKTLIIQWSLKDLISPIFQKEPVGHKHKEIYPNLYIMNYDPEITLKEYFVDHLNMTLFYKFIIENPQVKKLLQATPGLEEVFFLGRIFWLVELAKEERGYEFDKIIVDTPATGHGGALFGVISTISNFQFQGPLIYETTRVAKMLQDQEKVGTILVTLPEELPFEETKELYSLIKKEMKRNPIALFVNKSIQWYLNGTYNFNTNLFEKFDVYKDTIKSVYLYLKNKFDYEVMIKNEFKEKTNVYSIPDLIFMKQNFDQFTRIQKIKEFFTDYG; via the coding sequence ATGCTTCCTTTTACCCACAAAGTCCTTTTTGTATTAGGAAAAGGGGGTGTAGGAAGAACTACGATTTCTACGGCTCTGGGATTGTATTTCGCTGAATTAGGGAAGAAAACTCTTATCATCCAATGGAGTTTAAAGGATCTCATATCACCAATCTTTCAAAAAGAACCCGTTGGTCATAAACATAAAGAAATCTATCCCAATTTATACATAATGAACTATGATCCTGAAATCACACTCAAAGAATACTTTGTAGATCATTTAAATATGACGTTATTTTACAAATTCATCATCGAAAATCCGCAAGTGAAGAAGCTACTTCAAGCAACTCCTGGTTTAGAAGAGGTGTTCTTTTTAGGAAGGATCTTTTGGTTAGTGGAACTAGCCAAAGAAGAACGTGGTTATGAGTTTGATAAGATCATAGTGGATACTCCTGCTACAGGGCATGGTGGTGCTCTTTTCGGAGTAATCTCAACGATTTCTAACTTTCAGTTTCAAGGTCCTCTCATTTATGAAACAACACGAGTAGCTAAAATGCTTCAAGATCAGGAAAAAGTAGGAACAATTCTAGTGACCCTTCCCGAAGAATTGCCTTTCGAAGAAACAAAAGAACTTTATTCATTGATTAAAAAAGAAATGAAACGAAATCCTATAGCTCTTTTTGTAAATAAAAGCATTCAATGGTATTTGAATGGAACCTATAATTTCAATACAAACTTATTTGAAAAGTTTGATGTTTATAAGGATACAATCAAAAGTGTTTACTTGTATTTGAAAAACAAGTTTGATTATGAAGTCATGATAAAAAATGAGTTTAAAGAGAAAACTAACGTTTACTCCATTCCTGATTTGATTTTCATGAAACAAAATTTTGATCAGTTTACGAGAATTCAAAAAATCAAAGAATTTTTCACGGACTATGGATAA
- a CDS encoding YqgE/AlgH family protein, protein MKQFGDFHSLKGNFLISETTMLDPNFKNTVVLMIEHNEDGAFGLIVNRKSNLTLADILPEFQSQRRGSETPIYIGGPVQQEFLFAIHSPLYDRSISTTAIEVIKGVYFEPGFRNLEQYFKDDYWKDLPLDDKPKIRLYIGYSGWSPGQLEREIQEGSWILHPASTKIIFHPNPEEGWKDALRQKGGIYKIFADTNQDPFMN, encoded by the coding sequence ATGAAACAATTTGGTGATTTTCATTCACTAAAGGGTAATTTTCTGATTTCTGAAACTACCATGTTAGATCCAAATTTCAAAAATACAGTTGTATTAATGATTGAACATAATGAGGATGGAGCTTTTGGACTCATTGTCAATCGTAAATCCAATCTAACTTTAGCAGACATTTTACCAGAATTTCAATCCCAACGCAGAGGTAGTGAAACTCCTATCTACATTGGAGGTCCGGTTCAACAAGAGTTTTTATTTGCTATTCATTCTCCCCTCTATGATCGATCTATTTCCACTACAGCGATAGAAGTCATCAAGGGTGTCTACTTTGAGCCTGGATTTCGAAATTTAGAGCAATATTTTAAAGACGATTATTGGAAAGATCTTCCATTAGATGATAAACCTAAAATCCGACTTTACATTGGGTATTCAGGCTGGAGCCCAGGGCAATTAGAAAGAGAAATTCAGGAAGGTAGTTGGATTTTGCATCCAGCCTCTACAAAAATTATTTTTCACCCAAATCCTGAAGAAGGATGGAAGGATGCTCTACGTCAAAAAGGAGGTATTTACAAAATCTTTGCCGATACAAATCAAGATCCTTTCATGAATTAA
- a CDS encoding SpoIIE family protein phosphatase: MSNSTSFFKKSNYLTLSQISDIVYRINSEQDLHSLLIIIMDTARELLNTEGASLLLYDEITGDLVFDIARGDRSNLLARQRVPAGKGIAGECVKTLKPIIVNDAQNDPRLHREIDESSGFKTKKLIAVPMLARNQIIGVLEAVNTLDGRDFKEKDVRLLMFLSGMAGIAIHNRRLYNELKTRMDELNCIFEISQAIYQYDHIEPLLDGILKAISKVLEVERLSIILKDENREFYVKRTLGFQLEENDIRIDPTRGISSIVLKSGEPLLIKDVVKELGISTENASKYKTKSFISVPIKREREVIGILNVADKINGMPFDQFELKVLQTVANQLASAYQRIEARKREFEIKIYKKDLETAAEIQKNSLPDIPSEIAGFQLGAGYQMCRDVGGDFYDFYYHNDNMLSLVIADVSGKGVPAALFMEYSKTLLGSYIPRYLQPMKTLQEVNEELIKNSRIGLFVTVMLVQIEKELKRLRIASAGHNYQILYRTESQKVEFISAKGPPLGAIPKVEYKENLYHYDPGDLLVLYTDGITEACKENYEQYGIERLVEVIKKYHFLHPKELVHKIFEDVQNYIGNFEMMDDATLMVVRLS; encoded by the coding sequence ATGAGTAATAGTACTTCATTTTTTAAAAAAAGTAATTATTTGACTTTATCTCAAATCAGTGATATTGTATATCGAATCAATTCGGAGCAAGATTTGCATAGTCTTTTGATTATAATCATGGATACGGCACGGGAACTTCTAAACACAGAAGGAGCCTCCTTGCTTCTATATGATGAAATTACAGGCGATTTAGTCTTTGATATTGCAAGAGGTGATAGAAGTAATCTATTAGCAAGACAAAGAGTTCCAGCAGGAAAGGGTATTGCAGGGGAATGTGTAAAAACCCTCAAGCCTATCATAGTTAATGATGCTCAAAATGATCCACGACTTCATCGTGAAATTGATGAATCCAGTGGTTTTAAAACAAAAAAGTTAATAGCCGTTCCCATGTTGGCAAGGAATCAAATAATAGGTGTATTAGAGGCAGTTAACACCTTAGATGGTAGGGATTTTAAAGAAAAAGATGTAAGACTTCTAATGTTTTTATCAGGGATGGCAGGCATAGCTATTCATAATCGTAGGTTATATAATGAGTTAAAAACTCGTATGGATGAATTGAATTGTATCTTTGAAATTTCTCAAGCTATTTATCAATATGATCACATTGAACCACTGCTCGATGGTATCTTGAAGGCAATTTCAAAAGTATTGGAAGTAGAACGATTATCTATTATATTAAAAGATGAAAATCGTGAATTCTATGTGAAACGAACTTTAGGTTTTCAGTTAGAGGAAAATGATATACGAATCGATCCTACTAGAGGTATTAGTTCTATTGTATTGAAATCAGGTGAACCATTACTCATAAAAGATGTAGTCAAAGAATTGGGAATTTCTACTGAAAATGCAAGTAAATATAAGACTAAATCATTTATATCAGTTCCTATAAAAAGAGAGCGTGAAGTGATTGGCATTTTGAATGTGGCAGATAAAATCAATGGAATGCCTTTTGATCAATTTGAGCTAAAAGTTTTACAAACTGTTGCAAATCAATTGGCTTCAGCCTATCAGCGCATTGAAGCAAGAAAAAGAGAATTCGAAATCAAAATCTATAAAAAAGATTTAGAAACCGCAGCAGAAATCCAAAAAAACTCCCTTCCAGATATACCATCGGAAATTGCAGGATTCCAATTGGGAGCAGGATATCAAATGTGTCGAGATGTGGGGGGTGATTTTTATGATTTTTATTATCATAATGATAATATGTTATCGTTAGTTATTGCTGATGTATCAGGGAAAGGTGTTCCCGCTGCTTTATTTATGGAGTATTCAAAAACTCTTCTTGGTAGCTATATACCAAGGTATTTACAACCAATGAAAACTTTACAAGAAGTAAATGAAGAGTTAATAAAAAATTCCCGTATAGGTTTGTTTGTTACAGTAATGTTAGTTCAAATCGAAAAGGAATTAAAGAGACTACGAATAGCCTCAGCTGGACATAACTACCAAATTTTATACCGAACAGAAAGTCAAAAAGTAGAATTTATATCAGCTAAAGGTCCACCTTTAGGAGCTATACCAAAAGTAGAATACAAAGAAAACTTATATCATTATGATCCAGGTGATCTTTTAGTCTTATATACAGATGGAATAACAGAAGCATGTAAAGAGAATTATGAGCAATATGGGATAGAGAGATTAGTTGAGGTAATAAAAAAATATCATTTTTTACATCCAAAAGAATTGGTTCATAAAATTTTCGAAGATGTACAGAACTATATTGGGAATTTTGAGATGATGGATGATGCTACTTTAATGGTAGTGCGATTGTCTTAA
- the metF gene encoding methylenetetrahydrofolate reductase [NAD(P)H], translating into MHKIKDILLNTKPTFSFEFFPPKTEEAERKFKLSLLDLKRLKPDFVSITYGAGGSTKEKTEALVIEIQNQDLLVSMAHLTCIGSSKEEIGFLLNQYKKANIQNIMALRGDLPKNKDIHLVNDFRYAYELIQWIKLQYNDFFSIGAACYPEKHPEAKTLKEDIEYLKLKVDSGADFLITQLFYDNDKFYLFRDMARKMGIHVPIIAGIMPITNYQQIQKFTQMVQCHIPKNLEKLIEKYKDSQEDLLKVSIEYSIQQCEDLINNDIDGIHFYTLNQSNATYLILSELKKIYQKNLNLYE; encoded by the coding sequence ATGCATAAAATCAAAGACATTCTTTTGAACACTAAGCCAACATTTTCATTCGAATTTTTTCCACCTAAAACGGAGGAAGCTGAAAGGAAATTTAAATTATCACTTTTAGATTTGAAACGATTAAAACCTGATTTTGTATCCATAACATATGGAGCTGGAGGTTCAACAAAAGAAAAAACAGAGGCATTGGTCATAGAAATTCAAAATCAAGACTTATTAGTTTCCATGGCACATCTTACATGTATAGGCTCAAGTAAAGAAGAAATTGGTTTTTTATTAAATCAATATAAAAAAGCAAATATCCAAAATATTATGGCGTTAAGGGGAGATTTACCAAAAAACAAGGATATTCATTTAGTTAATGATTTTCGTTATGCGTATGAATTAATACAATGGATAAAACTTCAATATAATGATTTTTTTTCTATTGGTGCTGCTTGCTATCCAGAAAAACATCCAGAAGCAAAAACTTTAAAAGAAGATATTGAGTATTTAAAGCTTAAAGTTGATTCAGGAGCTGATTTTTTAATAACGCAATTGTTCTATGATAATGATAAATTTTATCTTTTCAGGGACATGGCAAGAAAGATGGGAATTCATGTTCCCATCATCGCGGGTATAATGCCAATCACGAATTACCAACAAATCCAAAAATTTACTCAAATGGTTCAATGTCATATACCAAAAAACTTAGAAAAATTAATTGAAAAATACAAAGACTCTCAAGAGGATTTACTCAAAGTAAGTATTGAATATTCTATCCAACAATGTGAAGATTTGATAAATAATGATATTGATGGAATACATTTTTATACATTAAATCAGAGTAATGCAACTTACTTAATATTAAGTGAACTAAAAAAAATATATCAAAAAAATCTGAACTTATATGAGTAA
- a CDS encoding discoidin domain-containing protein — protein sequence MSSVRISHPKVYSFQEVYARGIYRISEEGYLEYFLSERKEIQEIESILFKSSEIISFNQIRISAHPELYDLAPETFRFEISMDGKVWEPIIKEAGFRFPKDQEYVWNFSLIQAKYIKFVYHQKSQTRSIHQVAIGTIKVCISGVVSIKASSQLDRLWVKENLIDERKDYGWSSSLKKEDKEEFIELDLGSVNRVTEIRLLSKDHKETLFPVSFQISYSDDNIVWYQLIEENGFFAEPGTWYKWKFYPINMRYIKILIKENNITRDGKYISQIIEVELYAEPDPLEKKSYNFSLSNIPYASVLRSGIVRLALDGEVKEGVVVQASDRRLRDATVDSKGIVELASDGEDREGVVVQGNDRRLKYASEDMPGIVRFARNREEKPLHAVQSNDDRLKPATTTSKGIVELAEDGEDREGVVVQGNDRRLKKATEYSYGIVQLCPKGRSTPNTVVQGDDPRLYDARIPLPHEHEYAPLHHDFSTHTGTIKLQEEMGKHYEECLPPPFDYSPIYGINVGQGSGVVGKGRFRGIVGYGDYQGVVGLSETGTSIYGNSLNGIAGRFYSERFIDLLVGIKEGRYVEDLLQMKPLDKFSLWVQGKSVFMNNIFLLNTNNPYEASIGIYLPVKEKEHFLPGDVVVSSQKDGYVQKCHHKKSNKVIGVVVESASIILNGNIKNEFEHKKDHNYVLVAFFGLALVRVVAEYKPVEPGDLLMSSFQSGCAEKYDGSFEPGTVIGKALGTVKQGVKKIPVLLTF from the coding sequence ATGAGTAGTGTAAGGATTTCACATCCAAAGGTTTATTCTTTCCAAGAAGTTTATGCTCGTGGTATATATCGAATATCAGAAGAAGGTTATTTAGAATATTTCCTTTCTGAGAGAAAAGAAATCCAAGAAATTGAATCCATACTATTTAAAAGCTCGGAGATAATTAGTTTTAACCAAATTCGCATAAGTGCACATCCAGAACTTTATGATTTGGCGCCAGAGACATTTCGTTTTGAAATATCGATGGATGGGAAAGTTTGGGAACCAATCATTAAAGAAGCAGGTTTTAGATTTCCTAAGGATCAAGAATATGTTTGGAATTTTTCTTTAATACAAGCAAAATACATCAAATTCGTTTATCATCAAAAAAGTCAAACAAGAAGTATTCATCAAGTAGCCATAGGGACGATAAAAGTATGTATTTCTGGAGTTGTGAGTATCAAAGCATCAAGTCAATTAGATCGATTATGGGTAAAAGAAAATTTGATCGATGAGCGAAAAGATTATGGTTGGTCAAGTTCCCTCAAGAAAGAAGACAAAGAAGAATTCATCGAATTAGACTTAGGATCTGTTAATCGAGTAACGGAGATCCGTTTACTATCAAAAGATCATAAAGAAACACTATTTCCTGTTTCTTTTCAGATATCTTATAGTGATGATAATATTGTTTGGTATCAACTCATAGAAGAAAATGGCTTTTTTGCTGAACCAGGTACGTGGTATAAATGGAAATTTTATCCCATTAATATGAGGTATATAAAAATTCTCATAAAAGAAAATAACATAACGAGGGATGGTAAGTACATATCTCAAATTATTGAGGTTGAACTTTATGCTGAACCTGATCCATTAGAGAAGAAAAGTTATAATTTTAGTTTATCTAACATACCCTATGCTTCGGTATTACGTTCTGGAATTGTTCGCTTAGCCTTAGATGGCGAAGTAAAAGAAGGGGTTGTGGTGCAAGCTAGCGATCGTAGGCTTAGAGATGCAACAGTAGATTCAAAAGGGATAGTGGAATTAGCATCCGATGGGGAGGATCGAGAGGGGGTAGTGGTTCAAGGGAATGACCGGCGTTTAAAATACGCTTCTGAAGATATGCCTGGGATAGTTCGTTTTGCTAGAAATCGGGAGGAAAAACCCCTTCATGCAGTACAAAGTAATGATGATCGTTTGAAGCCAGCGACGACGACGAGTAAGGGGATAGTGGAGTTAGCAGAGGATGGTGAGGATCGAGAGGGGGTAGTGGTTCAAGGGAATGACCGACGACTCAAAAAAGCAACTGAATACTCCTACGGAATCGTGCAGTTATGTCCTAAAGGAAGATCCACCCCAAATACCGTTGTTCAAGGGGATGATCCTCGACTTTATGATGCTCGAATTCCATTACCTCATGAACATGAATATGCACCGCTACATCATGATTTTAGTACCCATACTGGAACAATCAAATTGCAAGAAGAAATGGGGAAACATTATGAAGAATGTTTACCTCCACCGTTTGATTATAGCCCTATTTATGGGATAAACGTAGGTCAAGGAAGTGGAGTTGTTGGTAAAGGTAGATTTCGAGGAATTGTAGGCTATGGAGATTATCAAGGTGTAGTAGGACTCTCAGAAACTGGAACATCAATTTATGGAAATTCCTTGAATGGAATAGCAGGACGCTTTTATTCTGAAAGGTTTATTGATTTATTAGTGGGAATCAAAGAAGGAAGATATGTTGAAGATCTTTTACAGATGAAACCCCTAGACAAATTTTCTTTGTGGGTGCAAGGTAAAAGTGTATTTATGAATAATATTTTTTTGCTAAATACAAATAATCCTTATGAAGCTAGTATTGGAATTTATCTACCAGTCAAAGAAAAAGAACATTTTCTTCCTGGAGATGTGGTTGTGTCTTCCCAAAAGGATGGATATGTTCAAAAATGTCATCATAAAAAAAGCAATAAGGTAATTGGTGTTGTTGTTGAATCAGCTTCCATCATTTTAAACGGAAACATAAAGAATGAATTTGAACATAAAAAAGATCATAATTATGTTTTAGTTGCATTTTTTGGTTTAGCATTGGTTAGAGTGGTTGCTGAATATAAACCTGTAGAACCAGGAGATCTACTAATGTCTTCATTTCAATCAGGTTGTGCAGAGAAATACGATGGAAGCTTTGAACCAGGCACTGTCATCGGTAAAGCTCTCGGTACTGTAAAACAAGGAGTAAAAAAAATACCAGTTCTATTAACCTTTTAA
- the thrS gene encoding threonine--tRNA ligase yields MENEGQNIGLPNQKISSNLELYSHTVESSIKITESIESNEIKKSKEKIPLSTQRHSAAHILAQAVKRLRNNVKLAIGPDTENGFFYDVLVDPPIKEEELKEIEKIMKQIVKQKQEFHRFYLPIDEAIEYLKSQKEDFKVEMALELKEKGEKELSFYKNVSPDGKTIYFIDMCNGPHVRHTGEIGAFRLVSVSGAYWKGNKNETQLQRIYGLLFNTQEELNNYEKMLEEAKKRDHRKLGAELEIYTTSEIVGPGLIIWLPRGYIIKDELEKWAKETEEEWGYQRVTTPLITKEELFYTSEHLPHYKEHMFPPMELDDGEKYYIKPMNCPFHHLIFAMRPRSYRELPLRIAEYGICHRYEDSGALFGLMRVRSMTMNDAHIYCTEEQAVEEFVRVIELHKYYYQVLGIKDFWMVLALRNPKNNKYHGNDEMWKKAEELTRKAMEISGVDYEVEHDGAAFYGPKVDFQIKSSIGKVFTASTCQLDLFMPEKFDLKYVDKDGTFKRPVVIHRSPLGTHERFVGFLIEHFAGAFPTWLAPEQVRILPVSESYWDYAKHVYDILKKEKIRTHIEVDETLAKRIRNAEKMKIPYMVVVGEKEKQNQTINVRNYFTGEQKEWEISEFIKEIKEEIKTKRIQEKTKPKK; encoded by the coding sequence ATGGAAAATGAAGGACAAAACATTGGTTTACCAAATCAAAAGATTTCATCCAATTTAGAACTTTACTCTCATACTGTTGAATCTTCCATAAAAATTACTGAATCAATTGAATCAAATGAAATTAAAAAATCAAAAGAAAAAATCCCCCTATCAACCCAAAGGCATAGTGCTGCTCACATCTTGGCTCAAGCAGTTAAAAGACTTCGCAATAATGTTAAGTTAGCCATCGGTCCAGATACAGAGAATGGGTTCTTCTATGACGTTCTCGTTGATCCCCCCATCAAAGAAGAAGAACTCAAAGAAATCGAAAAAATCATGAAGCAAATCGTAAAGCAAAAACAAGAGTTTCATCGATTTTATCTTCCAATCGATGAGGCTATCGAATATTTGAAGTCACAAAAAGAAGACTTCAAAGTAGAAATGGCATTAGAACTGAAAGAAAAAGGAGAAAAAGAACTCTCATTTTACAAAAATGTTTCCCCTGATGGTAAAACCATATACTTCATAGACATGTGTAATGGTCCTCACGTTCGTCATACTGGTGAGATTGGAGCTTTTCGGTTAGTATCCGTTTCTGGTGCTTACTGGAAGGGAAACAAAAACGAAACACAACTTCAGAGAATCTATGGTCTTCTTTTCAATACCCAAGAAGAATTAAACAACTACGAAAAGATGTTAGAGGAAGCCAAAAAGAGAGATCATCGAAAGCTGGGAGCTGAATTAGAAATCTATACTACTTCGGAAATCGTAGGTCCTGGTCTAATCATTTGGCTTCCTCGTGGATATATCATCAAAGATGAACTAGAAAAGTGGGCAAAAGAAACAGAAGAAGAATGGGGTTATCAAAGAGTCACAACTCCACTCATAACAAAAGAAGAACTATTTTACACAAGTGAACACCTACCCCACTATAAAGAACACATGTTTCCACCTATGGAATTGGATGATGGCGAGAAATACTACATCAAGCCCATGAACTGTCCTTTTCATCACTTGATATTTGCTATGAGACCAAGGAGCTATAGAGAACTACCCCTAAGAATAGCTGAATATGGTATTTGTCATCGTTATGAAGACTCAGGAGCTCTTTTTGGACTCATGAGAGTTCGTTCCATGACCATGAATGATGCTCATATTTACTGCACAGAAGAACAAGCTGTGGAAGAATTCGTAAGAGTGATTGAATTACACAAATACTACTATCAAGTTCTTGGGATCAAAGATTTCTGGATGGTTTTAGCACTGAGGAATCCAAAGAATAACAAGTATCATGGCAATGACGAGATGTGGAAAAAAGCAGAAGAACTCACTCGAAAAGCCATGGAAATCTCAGGCGTTGATTATGAAGTTGAACATGATGGAGCAGCCTTTTATGGTCCTAAGGTAGATTTTCAAATCAAAAGTTCAATCGGGAAAGTCTTTACTGCTAGCACTTGCCAATTGGACCTTTTTATGCCAGAAAAATTTGATCTGAAGTATGTAGACAAGGACGGAACTTTCAAACGACCTGTTGTCATCCATCGAAGCCCCCTTGGAACCCACGAAAGATTTGTTGGGTTCTTGATTGAGCATTTTGCCGGTGCCTTCCCCACATGGTTAGCTCCAGAGCAAGTACGCATATTGCCAGTGAGTGAAAGTTATTGGGATTATGCTAAACATGTTTACGATATACTGAAAAAAGAAAAAATCCGCACTCACATAGAAGTAGACGAAACCTTAGCAAAAAGAATACGAAATGCTGAGAAGATGAAAATTCCTTATATGGTTGTTGTCGGTGAGAAAGAAAAACAAAATCAAACCATCAATGTAAGAAATTACTTTACGGGGGAACAAAAAGAATGGGAAATTTCTGAATTTATAAAAGAAATAAAAGAAGAAATCAAAACAAAAAGAATACAAGAAAAAACTAAACCAAAAAAATAA
- a CDS encoding rubrerythrin family protein — MSKLKGTKTHENLKHAFAGESMANRRYLYFAKIADIEGYPDVAGLFRDTAEGETGHAHGHLEYLKQVGDPATELPFGDTINNLKSAVAGETYEYTDMYPGMAKTAREEGFPEIADWFETLAKAEKSHAGRFEQALKAIS; from the coding sequence ATGTCAAAACTCAAAGGAACAAAAACTCATGAAAATTTAAAACATGCTTTTGCTGGTGAATCTATGGCTAACCGAAGATATCTTTATTTCGCGAAAATTGCTGATATCGAAGGTTATCCCGATGTTGCAGGTTTATTTCGCGATACTGCTGAGGGTGAAACAGGACATGCTCACGGACATTTGGAATATCTAAAACAAGTAGGAGATCCTGCAACTGAACTTCCCTTTGGAGATACCATCAATAACTTAAAGAGTGCTGTGGCTGGTGAGACCTACGAATACACTGACATGTATCCAGGTATGGCAAAGACTGCAAGAGAAGAAGGTTTCCCTGAAATCGCTGATTGGTTTGAAACCTTAGCAAAAGCAGAAAAATCCCATGCCGGAAGATTCGAGCAAGCTCTAAAGGCAATCTCATAA
- a CDS encoding heterodisulfide reductase-related iron-sulfur binding cluster: protein MELISQTDTQDAIYDPKEPKYWDRASLNRELLRTFDICHGCRMCFNYCFSFPTLFKALDTYADGDVRKINQTDINEIIQNCYHCKLCYVNCPYTDRDKHAFNLNFAALMQRAVHIQAKEKGISFRDKFLQNADLAGKLNTGPISVLVNYVFQSEILRSVIEMLLGIHKKKIMPKFHKSSFAKWFEKHKKKRTHQKEQIKHKVVLFSTCFVNFNNPEIGKDAVFVLEKNQVHVEHPKQNCCGMPGLNSGDLSFALKKIKNNIQSLLPYVREGYKIAVINPTCSLTLKKEYIDYAGLLGKTKKEQEDWTNKAKEISEATMDIHEYLMTLKKEDAFNKDFQSTPESIAYHAPCHLRAQWKGYPSRDLMKLIPKTQIGFVAECSGHNGTWSMKKEFFEKSLHCGNKAFQQLKEKNMNVISTDCPLAAIQIKQGTNSKDIPLHPIQVLAKAYKKPEEGGFPKSTST from the coding sequence ATGGAACTTATTTCCCAAACTGACACTCAAGATGCAATCTATGATCCTAAAGAACCAAAATACTGGGATCGTGCTTCCTTGAATCGTGAGTTGCTTCGCACTTTTGATATATGTCATGGTTGTAGAATGTGCTTCAATTATTGTTTTTCTTTTCCAACATTATTCAAGGCATTAGATACTTACGCTGATGGTGATGTAAGAAAAATCAATCAAACAGATATAAACGAAATCATACAAAATTGTTATCATTGTAAACTATGTTATGTAAATTGTCCCTATACAGATAGAGATAAACATGCATTCAATTTGAATTTCGCAGCATTAATGCAAAGAGCTGTTCATATTCAAGCAAAAGAAAAAGGAATATCCTTTCGAGATAAATTTCTGCAAAATGCTGACTTGGCAGGAAAACTAAATACAGGTCCAATTTCTGTTCTAGTCAACTATGTATTCCAAAGTGAAATCCTTCGTTCTGTCATTGAAATGCTTTTAGGAATACACAAGAAAAAAATAATGCCAAAATTCCATAAATCCAGCTTTGCAAAGTGGTTTGAAAAACACAAAAAAAAGAGAACTCATCAAAAAGAACAAATTAAACACAAAGTTGTTTTATTCTCAACATGCTTTGTAAATTTTAATAATCCAGAAATTGGAAAAGATGCAGTTTTTGTCTTAGAAAAAAATCAGGTACATGTTGAACATCCAAAACAAAATTGTTGTGGCATGCCCGGCCTTAATAGTGGGGATCTTTCTTTTGCACTAAAAAAAATCAAAAACAACATTCAATCATTACTACCTTATGTAAGAGAAGGATACAAAATAGCTGTAATCAACCCAACATGTTCATTAACATTAAAAAAAGAATATATTGATTATGCAGGTCTCTTAGGAAAGACCAAAAAAGAACAAGAAGATTGGACCAATAAAGCAAAAGAAATTTCTGAAGCTACAATGGACATTCATGAATATTTAATGACTCTGAAAAAAGAAGATGCCTTCAATAAGGATTTTCAAAGCACACCTGAAAGTATTGCTTATCATGCACCTTGTCATCTTCGAGCTCAATGGAAAGGATACCCTTCACGAGATTTGATGAAATTGATACCAAAAACTCAAATTGGATTTGTTGCCGAATGTTCTGGACACAATGGAACATGGTCAATGAAAAAAGAATTTTTTGAAAAAAGCCTTCATTGTGGCAATAAAGCTTTCCAACAACTTAAAGAAAAAAATATGAACGTCATATCAACCGATTGTCCTTTAGCCGCCATACAAATCAAACAAGGAACAAACTCAAAAGATATACCTTTACATCCCATACAAGTATTAGCCAAAGCTTATAAAAAACCTGAAGAAGGCGGATTCCCAAAATCAACATCGACATGA
- a CDS encoding DUF3501 family protein, whose product MKKVIFEDILPIHEYNNRRNEIRERIFKIKAPRRFHLGDFFTFLFENKETVWYQIQEMIRIEGITDYNAIMHEINTYNELIPEAGEIKATLLIEIDDEIYRKYKLRELLGLHNHVFFLFETTKNEMREILGEFDDKQFNRERISSVQYITFKLNKEDQKEFLSSKVAGIKVTHPSYHHTGFFNEEQLRAIKEDFEKTLF is encoded by the coding sequence ATGAAGAAAGTCATCTTTGAAGACATCCTCCCCATTCATGAATATAACAACAGAAGAAATGAAATTCGCGAAAGAATATTCAAAATCAAAGCTCCAAGAAGATTCCATTTAGGTGATTTTTTTACTTTTTTATTTGAAAATAAAGAAACAGTGTGGTATCAAATTCAAGAAATGATAAGGATTGAGGGCATTACTGACTACAATGCCATCATGCACGAAATCAACACATACAATGAGTTAATTCCAGAAGCTGGTGAAATCAAGGCTACTTTATTGATAGAAATTGATGATGAAATCTATCGAAAATATAAGCTGAGAGAACTATTAGGTTTGCATAATCATGTATTTTTTCTTTTTGAGACAACAAAAAATGAGATGAGAGAAATTTTAGGAGAATTCGACGATAAACAATTCAATCGAGAAAGAATTTCCTCTGTGCAATATATAACCTTCAAGCTTAATAAAGAAGACCAAAAGGAATTTTTATCATCAAAAGTAGCTGGTATTAAAGTAACACATCCATCATATCATCACACAGGTTTTTTCAATGAAGAGCAATTAAGAGCCATCAAAGAAGATTTCGAAAAAACTCTTTTTTAA